From Agrobacterium tumefaciens, a single genomic window includes:
- a CDS encoding TonB-dependent siderophore receptor, protein MKAKSKYSSVLAGNCALIALCAALPAVAQDAGSTTLQTITVDGNGKTQDPKAPVKGYVAKTSASATKTGRSLIETPQSITVITRDQMDNQSVRNLSEALNYVPGVVSQPSGSDPRFDAPRIRGFAGNQLQFLNGLRLMRTAGAPSYEVYGLERVEVIRGPASVLYGQGNPGGLINLISKRPTFERFGEVGAQVGSYDYYQSMFDIGGPIADSDTFAYRLTGVARNAHTQTDNLQNDRYFIAPAVTWQPDEDTKLTVLGAYQHDNPSSPSGLPPALTYLRPGNMLDRSFYVGDPSFDTSSRKFTNIGYEFEHRFDDTFTFRQNARYSNFDWSYRALGMSSTNSGMIGNLIRRNATFQDELLNTFNIDNSLQVDFSTGPVDHTVLAGVDYRYFDNNVKTEFWAATSLNPDNPVYGGPISLTSRTLYADVKTDISQVGLYVQDEMAFENWRVTAGLRQDWASTSGTTFNGTTYRSLDKDDHKLTGRAGVSYLFDNGIAPYVSYATSFEPVPQPAVGDAPKPTTGEQWEAGIKYQPEGWDGFFSVAAYDLKQKNVTTTVGGVTQQMDQARVKGIELEGVATLADGLDLRAAYTYMNTEVSGRVNNGKELDNAPRHAASLWLDYTFPEDTALEGFGIGGGVRYIGQRYGDAANAFDMKALALLDIGVHYEKNGYRASLVVQNLTDKEYISSCSTFGCYYGDGRTVMGKLTYRW, encoded by the coding sequence GTGAAGGCGAAGTCGAAATACAGTTCTGTCCTGGCGGGCAATTGCGCTCTGATCGCTCTCTGCGCAGCTCTGCCTGCCGTCGCACAGGACGCCGGTTCAACGACGCTCCAGACGATTACCGTTGATGGTAATGGCAAAACGCAGGACCCCAAAGCGCCAGTCAAGGGATATGTGGCAAAGACCAGCGCAAGCGCGACGAAGACGGGCCGCTCCTTGATCGAGACGCCGCAGTCCATCACTGTCATCACCAGAGACCAGATGGACAATCAAAGTGTTCGCAATCTCAGCGAAGCATTGAATTACGTTCCAGGTGTTGTCTCTCAGCCGTCCGGTTCCGACCCGCGGTTCGATGCGCCTCGAATTCGCGGTTTTGCAGGAAACCAGTTGCAGTTCCTCAACGGCCTTCGTCTCATGCGTACTGCAGGTGCACCTTCTTACGAGGTGTATGGTCTGGAGCGTGTCGAGGTCATTCGTGGGCCTGCATCGGTTCTTTATGGACAGGGTAACCCCGGCGGTCTCATCAATCTCATCAGCAAACGTCCCACCTTCGAGCGCTTTGGAGAAGTCGGCGCACAAGTCGGCAGTTACGACTATTACCAGTCGATGTTCGACATTGGTGGCCCGATCGCTGACAGCGACACTTTTGCCTATCGGCTAACCGGCGTGGCGCGCAACGCGCACACGCAAACCGACAACCTGCAAAACGACCGCTATTTCATCGCGCCCGCAGTCACCTGGCAACCCGACGAAGATACGAAACTGACGGTCCTTGGCGCCTATCAGCACGATAACCCAAGCTCGCCATCCGGTCTGCCTCCAGCGCTGACCTATCTGCGCCCCGGTAATATGCTTGACCGTAGTTTCTATGTCGGTGATCCGTCGTTCGATACGTCCAGCCGCAAGTTCACGAATATCGGCTATGAGTTCGAGCACCGCTTCGACGACACCTTTACGTTCAGACAGAATGCCCGTTATTCCAATTTCGATTGGTCCTATCGGGCACTTGGGATGTCTTCGACCAATAGCGGGATGATCGGCAACCTCATTCGTCGCAATGCGACGTTCCAGGACGAGTTGCTGAACACCTTTAATATTGACAACAGCCTGCAGGTCGATTTTTCGACCGGGCCGGTCGATCACACAGTACTGGCCGGGGTCGATTATCGCTACTTCGACAACAATGTGAAAACCGAATTTTGGGCGGCAACGTCGCTCAACCCCGATAATCCAGTTTATGGCGGTCCGATCAGCCTGACGTCACGCACGCTTTATGCCGACGTGAAAACCGATATTTCCCAGGTCGGCCTTTATGTGCAGGACGAGATGGCCTTTGAGAACTGGCGCGTCACCGCTGGTCTGCGGCAGGACTGGGCAAGCACCAGCGGTACGACATTCAATGGCACCACGTATCGATCGCTCGACAAGGATGACCACAAGCTGACAGGGCGTGCCGGCGTGAGCTATCTCTTCGACAATGGCATTGCGCCTTATGTCAGCTATGCCACGTCGTTCGAACCCGTGCCGCAACCTGCCGTCGGTGATGCACCCAAGCCGACGACCGGCGAACAATGGGAAGCTGGCATCAAGTACCAGCCTGAAGGCTGGGACGGTTTCTTCTCCGTCGCGGCTTATGACCTGAAACAGAAAAACGTAACGACGACCGTCGGCGGCGTGACACAGCAGATGGACCAGGCGCGTGTAAAAGGCATCGAACTTGAAGGCGTGGCAACACTTGCTGATGGCCTCGATCTCAGGGCAGCCTACACCTACATGAACACGGAGGTTTCAGGCCGCGTCAACAACGGCAAGGAACTCGATAATGCGCCGCGCCATGCCGCAAGCCTCTGGCTCGATTATACGTTCCCGGAAGACACCGCTCTTGAGGGTTTCGGCATCGGCGGTGGCGTGCGTTATATCGGTCAGCGCTACGGCGACGCCGCCAATGCCTTCGATATGAAGGCTCTCGCACTGCTCGATATCGGGGTTCACTACGAGAAAAACGGTTATCGTGCCTCGCTTGTCGTACAAAACTTGACTGATAAAGAATATATTTCTAGTTGCTCCACTTTCGGATGCTATTACGGTGACGGAAGAACCGTTATGGGCAAGCTGACCTATCGTTGGTAA
- a CDS encoding response regulator transcription factor, whose translation MRVLLVEDDHVLGEALRDHVAAAGHAVDWFKTLNDAMAATLTMAYGLVLLDMRLPDGDGITLLKALRNRNDATPVIILTAHDQVSDRIAGLNAGADDYLVKPFDLYELSARMLAVSRRYEGRSAPVIRLPGIEIDQVGRSIVVDGTAQTLSAREWAVLEKLVERPGAVISKTQLHDALYAFGAEIESNTVEVYISRLRKKIGRDRVETVRGVGYTIK comes from the coding sequence TTGCGAGTTCTGCTTGTTGAAGACGATCACGTCTTGGGAGAGGCGTTGCGGGACCATGTTGCGGCAGCGGGACACGCAGTCGACTGGTTCAAGACGTTGAACGACGCCATGGCGGCAACATTGACCATGGCCTATGGGCTCGTGCTGCTCGACATGAGATTGCCTGATGGCGACGGCATCACCCTGTTGAAGGCCTTGCGCAATCGTAACGACGCCACACCCGTTATCATTCTGACTGCCCATGACCAGGTCTCCGACCGCATTGCAGGCTTGAACGCGGGTGCCGACGATTACCTCGTCAAACCGTTTGATCTCTACGAGCTTTCGGCCCGCATGCTGGCGGTTTCGCGGCGTTACGAAGGGCGTTCGGCGCCGGTCATTCGGTTGCCAGGCATCGAAATCGATCAGGTCGGGCGGAGCATCGTGGTTGACGGAACGGCGCAGACGCTGAGTGCCAGAGAATGGGCCGTTCTTGAAAAACTTGTCGAGCGCCCGGGCGCGGTCATTTCGAAAACGCAATTGCACGACGCGCTTTACGCGTTTGGTGCAGAAATCGAAAGCAATACGGTCGAGGTCTATATCAGCCGTCTGCGCAAAAAAATCGGCCGTGACCGCGTCGAGACCGTTCGCGGCGTGGGTTACACCATCAAGTAG
- the fhuB gene encoding Fe(3+)-hydroxamate ABC transporter permease FhuB yields the protein MTTRSIQLFCGLAVALACALSLHAMVLRLPFGLWPSLPFDPSSMSLDQIIVAFSLMPRVVVSILAGAMLGLSGALFQLLLRNPIADPSTLGISAGAQLAIVIATLFFPEALDGNRSLVALLGAALAASVVFLLGWRRSFEPVTMVIAGLLVGITAASVSAALTLAQGEYLMSLVVWNGGALSQQDWSAAIALSWQLLAGLAVTFLLMRPLTLLGLGDSGAQSLGVSLFSVRLAVGALAVVLAAFVSSAVGLVSFIGLAAPAITRALGIRRSSAVLLVSPLVGGLLLWLCDGVVQFVATSTSEVFPTGAVTALIGGPLLLWLLPKIRATEVHRGGNDEPTKRRGPAALLPVLAVLAVLVFAALVVTKGPEGWALLASSDLPDLLPFRWPRLLAAFSAGGLLAMAGALLQRLTGNPMASPEVLGVSGGAGLGFAAAITLFPAGGIFELFVGAGVGSAAVMILVMFFAARRYLTPEKILLAGIAISSLCSAVLSALLSIGDQRAWQILSWLSGSGSTATPASSIFLFVLSAVLLTAAFSVTRWLAILPLGQAVPQSLGLPLIGARAGVVAVAGIATAAASLLVGPLSFVGLMAPHIALRAGFVTPRHHMLASFLFGATLMVLSDLGARTITFPYELPLGLFATLAGAPYLIWLAGRRQ from the coding sequence GTGACGACGCGCTCCATCCAGCTTTTCTGCGGTCTCGCTGTTGCGCTGGCATGTGCGCTTTCCCTGCACGCCATGGTCTTGCGTTTGCCCTTCGGTCTTTGGCCATCCTTGCCGTTCGATCCGTCGTCAATGTCGCTCGATCAGATCATTGTTGCGTTCAGCCTGATGCCTCGCGTCGTTGTGTCCATCCTTGCCGGAGCCATGCTTGGCCTTTCCGGTGCACTGTTTCAACTATTGCTACGCAATCCGATTGCAGATCCCTCCACGCTCGGTATCTCCGCCGGAGCGCAACTCGCCATCGTTATTGCAACCCTGTTTTTTCCCGAAGCTTTGGACGGAAACCGCTCACTGGTGGCATTGCTCGGGGCTGCTTTGGCAGCCTCAGTCGTCTTTCTGCTTGGATGGCGCCGGTCTTTCGAACCGGTCACCATGGTGATCGCCGGGCTGCTGGTGGGCATTACCGCCGCATCGGTTTCGGCTGCTTTGACACTGGCGCAAGGCGAATATCTCATGTCGCTTGTCGTCTGGAATGGCGGCGCACTCAGCCAGCAGGACTGGTCGGCGGCAATTGCGCTGTCGTGGCAGCTTCTTGCAGGGCTTGCCGTGACATTCCTGCTGATGCGGCCGTTGACCCTTCTCGGGCTCGGCGATTCCGGTGCACAATCCCTCGGCGTGTCGCTTTTCTCCGTGCGTCTGGCGGTTGGGGCGCTGGCGGTCGTTCTGGCGGCATTCGTTTCTTCCGCTGTCGGTCTTGTCAGTTTTATCGGGCTTGCGGCGCCGGCCATCACGCGGGCGCTCGGTATACGGCGTTCGTCGGCGGTCTTGCTGGTTTCGCCTCTTGTCGGCGGATTGCTCCTGTGGCTTTGCGATGGGGTTGTACAATTTGTTGCGACGTCCACATCCGAGGTATTCCCGACTGGCGCCGTGACGGCGTTGATTGGTGGCCCGCTGCTATTATGGTTGCTCCCGAAAATCCGCGCCACCGAGGTTCATCGCGGCGGCAATGACGAGCCGACGAAGAGGCGCGGACCTGCCGCATTGCTGCCAGTGCTCGCGGTGCTGGCCGTTCTTGTCTTTGCGGCGCTTGTCGTCACCAAAGGGCCTGAAGGCTGGGCACTTCTGGCGTCGTCCGATCTGCCAGATCTGTTGCCGTTCCGTTGGCCGAGACTGCTGGCTGCTTTTTCCGCAGGCGGCCTTCTGGCCATGGCCGGGGCTCTCTTGCAAAGGCTGACAGGTAACCCGATGGCAAGCCCTGAAGTTCTGGGCGTCAGCGGCGGTGCTGGCCTTGGCTTTGCTGCAGCCATCACGCTGTTTCCAGCAGGTGGCATTTTCGAATTGTTTGTAGGCGCAGGTGTCGGTTCTGCCGCCGTCATGATCCTGGTCATGTTCTTTGCTGCGCGCCGATATCTGACACCCGAGAAAATCCTGCTCGCCGGCATTGCCATCAGTTCCTTGTGCTCGGCGGTGTTATCGGCACTGCTGTCCATCGGCGATCAGCGTGCCTGGCAGATTCTGTCATGGCTCAGTGGCTCTGGATCGACGGCGACACCTGCCTCGTCGATCTTCCTGTTCGTTCTGTCCGCCGTTTTGCTCACTGCTGCGTTCTCGGTGACGAGATGGCTGGCAATCCTGCCGCTGGGCCAAGCCGTGCCGCAATCTCTGGGGTTGCCGCTTATTGGTGCGCGCGCCGGTGTCGTTGCCGTCGCGGGCATTGCGACAGCAGCTGCTTCACTGCTTGTCGGCCCTTTGAGTTTCGTCGGCTTGATGGCGCCACACATCGCCCTTCGTGCCGGTTTCGTCACCCCACGACATCACATGCTTGCATCGTTCCTGTTTGGCGCGACCTTGATGGTGTTATCCGACCTGGGGGCGAGGACGATTACGTTTCCCTACGAGCTGCCGCTCGGCCTCTTCGCAACGCTGGCAGGGGCACCCTACCTGATCTGGCTGGCAGGTCGGCGACAATGA
- a CDS encoding ATP-binding cassette domain-containing protein — translation MAQAALAIQYDETPLFSLDAVSMEVPGRVLLHPLTTQFDSGKTIGLIGHNGSGKSTLLKLLARMHEPSSGKIAFEGKALGDWGNREFARKLAYLPQYTPAASGMLAKELVALGRYPWHGALGQFTKADQEKVDEAIELTDTVAFRDRLVDTLSGGERQRVWLAMLVAQNAESLLLDEPISALDMAHQIEVLSLVQRLSREKGLGVVVVLHDVNMAARFCDEIVALHSGRLIARGTPQEIMNPETLEKIYGVKMDVMTHPATGFPVALPL, via the coding sequence ATGGCTCAGGCTGCACTTGCCATACAGTATGATGAGACGCCGCTTTTTTCGTTGGATGCGGTTTCGATGGAGGTGCCGGGGCGGGTGCTTTTGCATCCCCTGACAACGCAATTCGACAGTGGCAAGACGATTGGCCTCATTGGTCACAACGGCTCTGGTAAATCCACGCTGCTGAAGCTTCTCGCCCGGATGCATGAGCCCTCATCCGGTAAAATCGCCTTCGAGGGCAAGGCGCTCGGCGATTGGGGCAACCGCGAGTTCGCGCGAAAACTTGCCTATCTGCCGCAATACACGCCTGCGGCGTCAGGTATGCTGGCCAAGGAGTTGGTGGCACTCGGCCGTTACCCGTGGCATGGCGCGCTAGGACAATTCACAAAGGCAGATCAGGAAAAGGTCGACGAGGCGATAGAACTCACCGACACGGTTGCCTTCCGCGACAGGCTGGTCGACACTCTTTCCGGCGGTGAACGTCAGCGGGTATGGCTGGCGATGCTGGTTGCGCAAAATGCTGAAAGCCTTCTCTTGGATGAGCCGATTTCGGCTCTCGATATGGCCCACCAGATTGAGGTGCTGTCTCTTGTTCAGCGTCTGTCACGGGAAAAAGGTCTTGGCGTTGTCGTGGTTCTGCATGACGTGAACATGGCCGCTCGTTTTTGCGATGAAATCGTCGCCCTGCACTCGGGCAGATTGATCGCGCGTGGCACACCGCAGGAGATCATGAACCCCGAGACATTGGAGAAAATCTACGGGGTGAAGATGGATGTGATGACCCATCCCGCTACCGGTTTTCCCGTCGCCCTTCCGCTCTGA
- a CDS encoding iron-siderophore ABC transporter substrate-binding protein, which produces MTVRYRYMSSSWGRREFLGLLAASAFVRPLQAQTAPRIAAIDWAMLETVVALGVTPVAATELIQFRKDAVEPPVPAEVTDLGLRGAPNFELLHLSRPDLILISPFYTRYTGRLEAIAPVFSLPFYVKGEPPFAKALSAVSALGKKLGKIDEAQKVLDETARSLETMRERLAAFAARPTYIINIGDARHFRAFGADSMFGDILDRLGLPNAWKDRSQFTFAAPVPLENLAETPEARIVIVSDIPVEARQSLRNSVIWQSLTPVRENRVTMLENINPYGGITAGMRFARLLTEALTTQQGAL; this is translated from the coding sequence ATGACAGTCAGGTATCGATACATGTCCTCGTCCTGGGGGCGGCGGGAATTTCTCGGATTGCTCGCTGCTTCGGCTTTCGTACGGCCGCTTCAAGCCCAAACAGCGCCGCGAATCGCTGCGATCGACTGGGCCATGCTGGAAACCGTCGTTGCCCTCGGCGTCACGCCTGTGGCGGCGACAGAACTGATCCAGTTCAGAAAAGATGCCGTCGAGCCGCCTGTTCCGGCTGAAGTGACTGACCTCGGCCTGCGTGGCGCGCCGAATTTCGAGCTTTTGCACCTTTCCAGGCCCGACCTCATTCTGATCTCGCCTTTCTACACTCGCTATACCGGGCGGCTGGAAGCGATCGCCCCCGTGTTCTCGCTGCCGTTCTATGTGAAGGGCGAGCCGCCTTTCGCAAAAGCGCTATCGGCCGTCTCGGCGCTTGGTAAGAAACTCGGAAAAATCGACGAGGCCCAAAAGGTTCTGGATGAGACGGCACGTTCCCTTGAGACGATGCGGGAACGCCTTGCCGCATTCGCTGCGCGCCCGACCTACATTATCAACATCGGTGACGCACGACATTTCCGGGCTTTCGGCGCGGACAGCATGTTCGGTGACATTCTCGACAGGCTGGGTCTTCCCAACGCATGGAAAGACCGCTCGCAATTCACCTTTGCCGCTCCGGTGCCGCTTGAGAACCTTGCAGAAACACCTGAGGCGCGCATTGTCATCGTTTCCGATATTCCTGTTGAAGCGCGTCAGAGCCTCCGCAACAGCGTAATCTGGCAGTCGCTGACGCCAGTTCGAGAAAACCGAGTGACGATGCTCGAAAATATCAATCCCTATGGCGGTATCACGGCCGGCATGCGTTTTGCGCGCCTTCTGACAGAAGCACTGACGACGCAGCAGGGGGCATTGTGA
- a CDS encoding LysR family transcriptional regulator: MTKRQRPRAETFELRHLRYFTALVDERNFERAALKLGIAQPGLSQQIMNLEDIVGMPLLDRTRRSVQLTAPGQLLYEDAKKILADADATLAALKRVDRGETGRITIGYVASAAYSGLLIQSIASFRASHPDVELQLIEMEMRLQLSKIADGNLDIAFIRPPAPVPEGVATNVILREPLMAALPQTHPFAFARQVDLKNLSQETFITPRQPPDVGFHYNTIEACNEAGFQPSISPEGRDYTTIACMVSIGLGIALVPRSLDCLRLPGVHYVPLSSSTTTSDLAIAYRKTEASPAVRAFVLHNRQ; encoded by the coding sequence ATGACCAAACGGCAAAGACCTCGGGCCGAGACCTTCGAACTCCGGCACTTACGGTATTTCACCGCACTGGTGGACGAGCGCAACTTCGAGCGTGCTGCCCTAAAGCTTGGCATCGCACAGCCGGGGTTAAGCCAGCAGATCATGAACCTCGAGGATATCGTCGGAATGCCGTTGCTGGATCGGACACGCCGATCCGTGCAACTGACGGCCCCGGGCCAGCTTCTCTACGAAGATGCGAAAAAGATTCTGGCAGATGCCGATGCTACACTGGCAGCCCTCAAACGAGTCGATCGCGGGGAAACGGGCCGCATTACCATCGGTTATGTTGCTTCCGCCGCTTACTCCGGCCTGCTCATTCAGTCTATCGCCAGCTTTCGCGCATCTCATCCCGATGTGGAATTGCAACTCATCGAGATGGAAATGCGGCTGCAGCTCTCCAAGATTGCCGATGGTAATCTCGATATCGCCTTCATACGTCCACCCGCGCCAGTACCCGAGGGTGTGGCGACCAACGTCATTCTGCGTGAGCCTCTGATGGCGGCACTGCCGCAAACTCATCCTTTCGCGTTCGCTCGCCAGGTCGATCTGAAGAACCTGTCACAGGAAACCTTCATCACACCCCGTCAGCCTCCCGATGTTGGCTTCCATTACAACACCATCGAAGCCTGCAACGAGGCAGGCTTCCAGCCGTCCATCAGCCCTGAAGGGCGCGATTACACCACCATCGCCTGCATGGTCTCTATCGGCCTTGGAATTGCACTCGTACCGCGTTCGCTCGACTGCCTGAGGTTGCCGGGTGTCCACTACGTGCCACTTTCATCCAGCACAACAACATCTGATCTGGCAATTGCCTATCGCAAAACCGAAGCCTCTCCCGCCGTTCGGGCCTTCGTCCTGCACAACAGGCAATGA
- a CDS encoding phosphoethanolamine transferase: protein MDLTVALFTAKATGTESYRPEIGSVPLSLLTGVYLLFCTNQTFWSKIHTYLSAYPVAIAALYIAMAALLGALITIFSAKYLIKPFLIFLVIAAASASWFMDRYGIVIDSDMIRNAMETTPAEAGNLMTPGFILHLAINGLVPSIVIMAVRVRHRPILDKLLWNTVSILLCLLLVGIISFANSKTFTTAIRQHKDIVKSVNPLSPILSTIHYFTQAGKEAEITVSPIGQDAKILPALGGVHKPRVTVIVAGETARAANFSLNGYERDTNPELEKRDVVYFPNTTSCGTATAISIPCMFSKFPRSSYSHSKALANENVMDVLVHAGVDASWLDNNTGSKNVADRIAYFDLPSTNDPRFCTGGECRDDIFFDKLDSWLNNIRKDSVIVLHQMGSHGPTYHLRYTDEFRKFTPDCRTAELGNCTDSEIVNSYDNTLLYTDHFLSTVIDKLKARSDKLATGMIYASDHGESLGENGVYLHGAPYLLAPDQQTHVPFLVWFDDDFARSMGLDRACLAKDAAKGGRSHDDYFHSILGMMNISTSVYDPSLDIFSGCTTRQSS from the coding sequence GTGGACCTGACAGTGGCTCTATTTACGGCGAAAGCAACAGGAACTGAATCGTATCGTCCCGAAATCGGCAGCGTGCCGCTTAGCTTGCTAACGGGCGTGTATTTGCTGTTTTGCACGAACCAGACATTCTGGTCGAAAATACACACCTATCTGTCGGCCTATCCGGTTGCCATCGCGGCGCTTTATATTGCCATGGCGGCTCTTCTCGGCGCTCTGATAACGATTTTTTCCGCCAAATATCTCATCAAGCCGTTTCTGATCTTTCTGGTGATCGCAGCGGCCTCTGCGTCCTGGTTCATGGATCGTTATGGTATCGTCATTGACAGCGACATGATCCGCAACGCTATGGAAACAACGCCAGCCGAGGCCGGCAACCTGATGACGCCGGGCTTTATCCTGCATCTTGCGATCAACGGACTTGTGCCGTCCATCGTCATCATGGCTGTCAGGGTCAGGCATCGACCGATCCTCGACAAATTGCTCTGGAACACGGTCAGCATTTTGCTCTGCCTCCTTCTCGTCGGCATTATCAGCTTCGCCAATTCCAAGACCTTCACCACTGCCATCCGTCAGCACAAGGATATCGTAAAGAGCGTCAATCCGCTGTCTCCGATCCTGTCGACAATCCATTATTTCACACAGGCAGGCAAAGAGGCTGAGATCACGGTGAGCCCAATCGGCCAGGATGCGAAAATTCTTCCCGCGCTGGGCGGCGTCCATAAACCGCGTGTCACCGTTATCGTCGCAGGAGAGACGGCGCGCGCGGCCAACTTCTCGCTCAACGGATATGAGCGCGACACCAATCCCGAACTGGAAAAGCGTGACGTGGTCTATTTTCCGAACACGACGAGCTGTGGCACCGCGACCGCCATTTCCATCCCCTGCATGTTCTCGAAATTCCCCCGTTCGAGCTATAGCCATAGCAAGGCGCTCGCCAACGAAAACGTCATGGATGTTCTCGTCCATGCGGGTGTGGATGCAAGCTGGCTGGACAACAATACAGGCAGTAAAAATGTCGCCGACCGTATCGCCTATTTCGACTTGCCATCGACCAATGATCCCCGCTTCTGCACAGGCGGTGAATGCCGCGACGACATCTTCTTTGACAAACTGGACAGCTGGCTCAACAACATTCGAAAGGACAGCGTTATCGTCCTTCACCAGATGGGTAGCCACGGACCGACCTATCACCTGCGCTACACCGACGAGTTCAGGAAGTTCACGCCGGATTGCCGTACCGCAGAGCTTGGCAATTGCACCGATAGCGAGATCGTCAATTCCTACGACAATACCCTTCTCTATACCGATCATTTTCTGTCGACAGTAATCGACAAGCTGAAAGCACGATCCGACAAGCTGGCGACCGGCATGATCTATGCCTCGGATCACGGTGAATCGCTCGGTGAGAACGGCGTCTACCTGCACGGCGCGCCCTATCTGCTGGCACCGGATCAGCAGACCCACGTTCCATTCCTCGTCTGGTTCGATGATGACTTCGCCAGGTCCATGGGTCTGGACAGAGCCTGCCTTGCCAAGGATGCAGCAAAGGGTGGCCGTTCCCATGACGACTACTTCCACAGCATCCTGGGCATGATGAACATCTCCACCTCCGTCTACGATCCGTCACTCGATATTTTCAGCGGATGCACGACACGTCAGAGCAGTTGA
- a CDS encoding HAMP domain-containing histidine kinase, whose protein sequence is MSKPVSMTRKIVVAVTSVVAASWLLASGLGIMVMQDEFAEIFDSGVQETAERLLPLLVDDLRQNNTAPALQKLRSSEGSEYLTYQVRDREGQVVLHSHDSSTEPFEVSLDPGFSETSTQRIYSVATPDGNYVLQVADAFANRREAIQEAGTALLLPVLILIPASIIAVIVVVRRTLYPIRTLRDEIGKKDGGNLAPLETEPFPAELHPIARSVNLLLERLRAAIEAEREFTANSAHELRTPIAGALAQTQRLRADIPAELSPRVENIEKSLSHLGHLAEKLLQMSRAEAKIGVTDSSSDIMPVVELVVDDISRSALGARRIRFINDCDTGLECRIGADALGIVVRNLLENALIHSPAGSPVTVQTKPDGTISVVNSAPVIDEALLPKLTTRFTRGQTGAEGSGLGLAIVKKLVEESGGKLFLSSPAPGRKDGFEARVVFPVKAA, encoded by the coding sequence ATGTCCAAACCCGTCAGCATGACCCGAAAAATCGTCGTCGCCGTCACAAGCGTCGTTGCGGCGTCGTGGCTTCTCGCAAGTGGCCTCGGGATCATGGTGATGCAGGATGAATTCGCGGAAATCTTCGATTCCGGTGTGCAGGAAACGGCAGAGAGGCTGCTGCCTCTTCTGGTCGACGACCTCAGACAGAACAACACGGCACCCGCCCTGCAAAAACTTCGCTCCTCGGAGGGATCGGAATATCTGACCTATCAAGTCCGGGACCGCGAAGGACAGGTCGTCCTGCATTCGCATGACAGCTCGACCGAGCCTTTCGAGGTTTCGCTCGATCCCGGTTTTTCCGAAACCTCGACTCAACGCATCTATTCGGTGGCGACGCCGGACGGAAACTATGTCCTGCAGGTTGCCGACGCTTTCGCCAATCGCCGCGAAGCCATACAGGAGGCAGGAACCGCACTGCTCTTGCCCGTCCTCATTCTGATTCCCGCAAGTATCATCGCCGTGATCGTTGTCGTCAGACGAACACTCTATCCGATACGCACCCTGCGCGACGAGATCGGCAAGAAGGATGGCGGCAACCTTGCGCCGCTTGAAACCGAACCTTTTCCCGCAGAACTTCATCCTATCGCTCGCTCGGTCAACCTGCTGCTGGAGCGGCTGCGCGCAGCCATCGAGGCTGAGCGCGAATTTACGGCAAACAGCGCCCACGAATTGCGCACGCCGATTGCCGGCGCTTTGGCGCAAACGCAGCGACTGCGTGCAGATATTCCTGCTGAACTGTCTCCCCGTGTGGAGAATATCGAAAAGTCGCTGAGCCATCTCGGTCATCTGGCGGAAAAACTGCTGCAGATGTCCCGTGCGGAGGCGAAGATCGGCGTCACCGATAGCAGCAGCGATATCATGCCGGTCGTGGAACTGGTTGTCGACGACATCAGCAGATCGGCACTTGGCGCACGCCGTATCAGGTTCATCAACGATTGCGACACGGGTCTCGAATGTCGGATCGGTGCCGACGCATTGGGGATTGTCGTCAGAAATCTGCTCGAAAACGCACTGATCCACAGCCCGGCGGGAAGTCCGGTGACGGTCCAGACGAAGCCCGACGGAACGATTTCCGTCGTCAATTCCGCACCGGTGATCGACGAAGCACTGTTGCCCAAACTGACAACGCGCTTCACCAGAGGCCAGACGGGTGCCGAAGGCTCGGGCCTCGGCCTTGCCATCGTGAAAAAGCTGGTCGAAGAAAGCGGTGGAAAGCTGTTTCTGTCATCGCCGGCACCTGGACGAAAAGACGGGTTTGAAGCGCGCGTTGTCTTTCCCGTAAAAGCGGCCTGA